The Sulfitobacter sp. S223 genome has a window encoding:
- the pdxH gene encoding pyridoxamine 5'-phosphate oxidase: MTDRDGIFAGDDPFAITRDWLAEATKEELNDANAMSLSTVDASGMPNARVVLLKDIEDGAFVFYTNYGSAKAHELDFAGKAAFVIHWKSLRRQVRARGLITREDGEKADAYYASRSLKSRLGAWASNQSQPLESRDALERALQEATEKHGDDPARPPYWGGFRLVPLELEFWADGDARLHNRFQWRRATVDAKWEITRLNP; the protein is encoded by the coding sequence GTGACAGATCGTGATGGAATTTTTGCGGGCGATGACCCTTTTGCTATCACGCGTGACTGGCTTGCTGAAGCAACCAAAGAAGAGCTTAACGATGCCAACGCCATGTCGCTTAGCACGGTGGATGCCAGCGGGATGCCGAACGCGCGTGTCGTCTTGCTGAAAGACATCGAGGACGGTGCGTTTGTATTCTACACGAACTACGGCAGCGCAAAGGCGCACGAACTTGATTTCGCTGGCAAAGCTGCCTTTGTCATCCATTGGAAATCGCTGCGCCGTCAGGTGCGCGCGCGTGGTCTGATCACCCGCGAAGATGGTGAAAAAGCAGATGCGTATTACGCATCACGGTCGCTTAAAAGCCGTCTGGGGGCTTGGGCCTCAAACCAGTCGCAACCGCTGGAAAGCCGCGACGCGCTGGAGCGCGCCTTGCAAGAAGCGACCGAAAAGCACGGAGATGATCCGGCACGGCCGCCTTATTGGGGTGGTTTCCGGCTGGTGCCGCTTGAGCTGGAATTTTGGGCAGATGGCGATGCGCGTCTGCACAACAGGTTTCAGTGGCGCCGCGCGACTGTTGACGCGAAATGGGAAATAACGAGACTGAATCCATAA
- the gpt gene encoding xanthine phosphoribosyltransferase has translation MSDTRLPHEKGFHISWDQIHRDSRALAWRLDGKGPDDGAWRAVVAITRGGMAPAMIVARELDIRTVDTISVVSYHSGGGKADERREARVLKSPDTEMMGDGTGILIVDDLVDSGKTLELVRSLYPNAHFATVYAKPAGEPMVDTFITGVSQDTWIFFPWDMALQYVEPYRGKD, from the coding sequence ATGTCAGATACCCGTCTCCCTCATGAAAAGGGCTTTCACATCAGCTGGGACCAGATCCACCGCGACAGCCGCGCGCTGGCTTGGCGGTTGGACGGCAAAGGTCCCGATGACGGGGCATGGCGTGCTGTCGTCGCGATCACCCGTGGTGGCATGGCCCCCGCGATGATCGTCGCACGGGAGCTGGACATTCGTACCGTCGATACAATTTCCGTGGTATCCTACCACTCCGGCGGCGGCAAAGCGGATGAGCGCCGCGAGGCGCGCGTTCTGAAATCCCCGGACACAGAGATGATGGGCGATGGCACCGGCATTCTGATCGTTGACGACCTTGTAGACAGCGGCAAGACGCTTGAACTGGTGCGCAGCCTCTACCCTAATGCCCATTTTGCCACGGTTTATGCAAAACCCGCAGGGGAACCAATGGTGGATACTTTCATCACCGGTGTTTCCCAAGACACGTGGATTTTCTTCCCGTGGGACATGGCTCTGCAATATGTCGAACCGTATCGCGGCAAAGACTGA
- a CDS encoding cold-shock protein: MTQTDDQNTPPETVVGTVKWFDPVKGFGFVLADGGGDDILLHVNVLRNFGQSSVADGARIELVAHKTDRGVQAVTVVSIAPPKGLAPNLPDIAELDYEAIARSPLVAARIKWFDKAKGFGFANVFGSSEDVFVHIDVLRQSGLSDLAPGEAIAMRVISGKRGRMAAEVRAWETVITTEDSSSPE; encoded by the coding sequence ATGACACAGACGGACGATCAAAACACGCCACCGGAAACCGTCGTTGGCACGGTCAAATGGTTTGATCCTGTAAAAGGGTTTGGCTTCGTTCTGGCGGACGGGGGCGGCGACGATATATTGTTGCATGTCAATGTGCTGCGCAACTTTGGCCAAAGCTCGGTCGCGGACGGGGCACGGATCGAACTGGTCGCGCACAAGACAGATCGTGGTGTGCAGGCCGTTACAGTCGTCTCTATCGCGCCTCCCAAGGGGCTTGCGCCCAATCTGCCTGACATTGCCGAGCTGGATTACGAAGCGATTGCACGTAGCCCGCTGGTGGCGGCTCGGATCAAGTGGTTCGACAAGGCGAAGGGATTCGGTTTCGCAAATGTCTTTGGCAGCAGCGAAGATGTCTTTGTACATATAGATGTGTTGCGCCAGTCGGGATTGTCCGATCTTGCCCCCGGAGAAGCGATTGCAATGCGTGTGATAAGCGGCAAACGTGGCCGCATGGCAGCAGAGGTACGCGCGTGGGAAACAGTGATCACAACAGAAGACAGTTCATCGCCGGAATAA
- a CDS encoding LysE family translocator, producing the protein MTLDHLLAFNAVLVISILSPGAAFLMAVRSSVSNGRRAGIATGFGLGVMASLWTLAALLGMDAIFALFPWAFAVLKVGGAVYLIYLAIKTWRGAATPLCDAPKAQGRAFIDGFLVNLGNPKSVLFAAAVLVVVFPPDLAGSEIAFITLNHLTLEILFYTACAFILTAPVARARFLRAKTVIDRTAALLLGGLGLKLLLQR; encoded by the coding sequence ATGACACTGGACCATCTCCTTGCCTTTAATGCCGTGCTGGTCATTTCGATCCTCAGTCCCGGTGCGGCTTTTCTGATGGCCGTGCGCAGTTCTGTTTCCAACGGGCGGCGCGCGGGCATCGCAACAGGTTTTGGACTGGGTGTGATGGCCAGCCTTTGGACGCTGGCCGCCCTACTTGGGATGGACGCGATCTTTGCCTTGTTTCCGTGGGCCTTTGCGGTGCTCAAAGTTGGCGGCGCGGTCTACCTGATCTATCTGGCAATCAAGACATGGCGCGGCGCGGCCACCCCATTGTGCGACGCGCCAAAAGCGCAAGGCCGCGCTTTCATTGATGGCTTTCTGGTTAATCTGGGCAATCCAAAGTCTGTTCTTTTTGCCGCCGCGGTGCTGGTCGTTGTGTTTCCGCCCGACCTTGCGGGGAGCGAGATTGCCTTCATCACGCTCAATCACCTGACTTTGGAAATCCTGTTCTATACGGCATGCGCCTTCATCCTAACTGCGCCTGTCGCTCGCGCCCGCTTTTTGCGGGCGAAAACCGTTATTGACCGCACTGCTGCCCTACTCTTGGGCGGCTTGGGCCTGAAACTTCTGCTGCAAAGGTAA
- a CDS encoding DUF192 domain-containing protein, protein MGNSDHNRRQFIAGITLLFAGAGAVAAKTPLPPCPTDRVTITGGFGTASFNVEVAADEANRARGLMNVDELPLSSGMLFVYQRPQLMSFWMRNTLIELDMLFLDGSGVIRHIHDRAQPLDETPISGGPDLLTGVLEINGGLARRLGIKVGDVLRHPAFISAAEPWNC, encoded by the coding sequence GTGGGAAACAGTGATCACAACAGAAGACAGTTCATCGCCGGAATAACGCTGCTTTTTGCAGGGGCAGGGGCGGTCGCCGCCAAAACGCCACTGCCGCCGTGTCCCACGGACCGTGTGACCATCACAGGTGGCTTTGGCACGGCTTCGTTTAATGTCGAGGTCGCCGCAGATGAGGCCAACCGCGCACGCGGCCTGATGAATGTGGACGAATTGCCGCTGAGCAGTGGTATGCTGTTCGTTTATCAGCGTCCGCAGCTCATGAGCTTCTGGATGCGCAACACCCTCATCGAGCTTGATATGCTGTTTCTGGATGGCTCTGGTGTGATCCGGCATATTCATGACCGCGCGCAGCCGTTGGACGAAACGCCCATATCCGGCGGTCCTGATCTGCTGACGGGGGTTCTGGAAATCAATGGAGGGCTGGCACGGCGGCTTGGGATTAAGGTCGGCGATGTGCTGCGTCATCCGGCGTTTATCAGCGCCGCCGAGCCTTGGAATTGCTAA
- the fabI gene encoding enoyl-ACP reductase FabI, whose amino-acid sequence MSNNLMAGKRGLIMGLANDKSIAWGIAKQLADAGAQLAFSYQGDALKKRVDPLAAQLGSDIVLPCDVGDEASIDALFEGLAEKWDSLDFIVHAIGFSDKNELRGRYVDTSRANFALSMDISVYSFTAVVQRAEKMMKNGGSCLTLTYYGAEKVMPHYNVMGVAKAALEASVQYLAEDLGKDGIRVNAISAGPIKTLAASGIGDFRYIMKWNEYNSPLRRNVTIEEVGKSALYLLSDLGSGTTGENLHVDAGYHVVGMKAVDAPDMAKG is encoded by the coding sequence ATGTCGAACAACCTTATGGCAGGCAAGCGGGGGCTGATCATGGGATTGGCCAACGACAAATCAATCGCTTGGGGCATTGCCAAGCAATTGGCCGATGCCGGTGCCCAGCTTGCTTTCTCCTATCAAGGGGATGCGCTGAAAAAGCGGGTTGATCCGCTGGCCGCCCAGTTGGGTTCGGACATCGTCCTGCCGTGTGACGTGGGCGACGAAGCCTCCATTGATGCGCTCTTTGAAGGTCTCGCCGAAAAATGGGATTCACTGGACTTTATTGTGCATGCCATCGGCTTTTCCGACAAGAACGAGCTGCGCGGGCGCTACGTCGATACCAGCCGCGCAAATTTCGCCCTGTCCATGGATATCTCTGTCTACTCTTTCACAGCCGTTGTTCAACGCGCCGAAAAGATGATGAAGAACGGCGGCTCCTGCCTGACGCTCACCTATTATGGTGCAGAAAAAGTCATGCCACATTATAACGTCATGGGCGTGGCAAAAGCCGCCCTTGAAGCCTCCGTGCAATATCTGGCCGAAGATCTGGGCAAGGACGGCATCCGCGTGAACGCCATTTCCGCCGGTCCGATCAAAACACTTGCTGCCTCCGGCATTGGTGATTTCCGCTACATTATGAAGTGGAACGAGTATAACTCGCCCCTGCGCCGCAATGTCACCATCGAAGAGGTCGGCAAATCTGCCCTGTATCTGCTGTCGGATCTTGGGTCTGGCACCACAGGCGAGAACCTGCATGTCGACGCAGGCTACCACGTGGTTGGCATGAAGGCGGTTGATGCGCCCGACATGGCCAAGGGCTAA
- the trpE gene encoding anthranilate synthase component I, with translation MSLTPDFESFAARYAAGHHQVVYTRLAADLDTPVSLMLKLGGAAENAFMLESVTGGEVRGRYSIIGMKPDLIWRCRGTSSEVNRSARYDPDAYTQITGNPLDALRGLIAESKIDLPDDLPQAAAGLFGYLGYDMIRLVERLPDINPDPLGLPDAVMLRPSVIAVLDGVKGEVTVVSPAWVTKGQSARAAYAQAAERVMDAVRDLERSPAGTSRDLGDAAPTTEPVSNFTKDAYKEAVLKAQEYIKAGDIFQVVPSQRWAQEFHQPPFALYRSLRRTNPSPFMFYFNFGGFHVVGASPEILVRVFGQEITIRPIAGTRPRGKTPEEDRALEADLMADKKELAEHLMLFDLGRNDVGRVAKIGTVRPTEEFIVERYSHVMHIVSNVVGELRDDCDALDAFFAGMPAGTVSGAPKVRAMEIIDELEPEKRGVYGGGVGYFSAGGDMDMCIALRTAVVKDQTLYIQAGGGVVYDSDPEAEYMETVHKSGAIRRAAEDASRFDGTGNN, from the coding sequence ATGTCCCTGACACCCGATTTTGAAAGCTTCGCGGCCCGCTACGCAGCGGGTCACCATCAGGTGGTCTACACCCGTCTGGCCGCCGATCTGGACACGCCGGTTTCCCTGATGCTCAAACTGGGCGGCGCGGCGGAAAACGCATTTATGCTGGAATCCGTGACCGGCGGAGAGGTGCGCGGACGCTACTCGATCATCGGGATGAAGCCTGATCTGATCTGGCGTTGCCGGGGGACCTCCTCCGAGGTGAACCGCTCGGCGCGGTATGATCCTGACGCATACACGCAAATCACGGGCAACCCGTTAGACGCCCTGCGCGGTCTTATCGCCGAAAGCAAAATCGACCTTCCTGATGATCTGCCACAAGCAGCTGCGGGTCTTTTCGGCTATCTGGGGTATGACATGATCCGTCTGGTGGAACGTCTGCCCGATATCAATCCAGACCCTCTTGGCCTGCCGGATGCCGTCATGCTGCGTCCATCGGTGATTGCCGTGCTGGACGGTGTGAAAGGCGAGGTCACTGTAGTGTCCCCCGCATGGGTGACCAAAGGCCAAAGCGCGCGCGCAGCCTATGCACAAGCGGCAGAGCGTGTCATGGACGCTGTGCGCGATCTGGAACGCAGCCCTGCGGGTACTTCCCGCGATCTAGGCGATGCTGCCCCTACGACCGAACCTGTCAGCAACTTCACCAAGGATGCCTACAAAGAGGCGGTGCTCAAGGCGCAGGAATACATCAAGGCCGGTGATATCTTTCAGGTCGTGCCTTCCCAACGCTGGGCGCAGGAATTCCATCAGCCGCCTTTTGCGCTGTACCGGTCGCTGCGCCGCACCAACCCGTCGCCGTTCATGTTCTATTTCAACTTCGGCGGCTTCCATGTCGTCGGTGCAAGCCCTGAAATTCTGGTGCGCGTGTTCGGGCAGGAAATTACCATCCGTCCCATCGCAGGCACCCGTCCGCGCGGCAAAACGCCCGAAGAAGACCGCGCACTTGAGGCCGATCTTATGGCCGACAAGAAGGAGCTGGCGGAGCATCTGATGCTGTTCGATCTGGGCCGCAATGATGTGGGCCGCGTCGCCAAGATCGGCACAGTGCGCCCCACCGAAGAATTCATCGTGGAGCGCTATTCACACGTCATGCACATCGTCTCAAATGTGGTGGGCGAATTGCGCGACGATTGTGATGCTTTGGATGCGTTCTTTGCCGGCATGCCCGCAGGCACTGTCTCCGGTGCGCCCAAGGTCCGTGCGATGGAGATCATCGACGAACTAGAGCCGGAAAAGCGCGGCGTCTATGGCGGCGGTGTCGGTTATTTCAGTGCGGGTGGCGACATGGACATGTGTATCGCGCTGCGCACCGCAGTTGTGAAAGACCAGACGCTGTATATTCAGGCTGGTGGCGGCGTTGTCTATGACAGCGACCCCGAGGCGGAATACATGGAGACCGTGCATAAATCAGGTGCCATCCGTCGCGCTGCCGAAGACGCATCGCGCTTTGATGGCACTGGCAACAACTAG
- a CDS encoding peptidyl-prolyl cis-trans isomerase — MAKKSSVGKTAMWILMALLFLGLGGFGAVNLSGNIRTIGSVGDKPIAVDTYARQVQQELNAISRQTGSNMSFAQAQQLGLDRAVLQRLLRDRALDHETTLMGLSIGDEVLRERILEIPAFQGVDGSFDREGYAQSLRSAGLNEADFETSLREETARQLLQGAILSGVEMPAAYAETLVSYISEKRDFTWVLLDETSLETPLEEPDAETLRAYFDANAESFVLPATKKITYAWLNPTDIIDEVELPEADLRAEYESRAEQYIQPERRLVERLVFADQETADQAAAALEVGGTTFEALVEERDLQLSDVDMGDVDLADLGAAGEAVFAAEVGTVAGPAPTGLGPALFRVNAVLPAQNISFEQAEPELRDALAADRAVRIVEAQAEDFDDRLAGGATLEELAEQTDMVLGQIDWTVDSSDDLAAYEGFREAAATVAEGDFPKIDQLGDGGIFALRLDEALPERPATFEDATEEVAERWRADAIVQQLRAIADTAKTEAEAGATWPEQGLTQREEKTQTRNAFLPATPAGFTAEVFEMAVGEIRIMEGSDTVVLVRLDAITPADKDNTEAQALVATLREQQNEALARGLFDIFSEDTLLRAGQNIDPRAVNAVNVSFQ; from the coding sequence ATGGCCAAGAAATCAAGCGTCGGCAAAACCGCAATGTGGATCCTTATGGCTCTGCTCTTTTTGGGTTTGGGCGGCTTCGGCGCGGTGAACCTTAGCGGCAACATCCGCACAATCGGATCGGTGGGTGACAAGCCTATCGCGGTAGACACCTATGCGCGTCAGGTCCAGCAAGAGCTTAATGCGATCAGCCGCCAGACAGGTAGCAACATGAGCTTTGCTCAGGCCCAGCAATTGGGTCTGGACCGTGCAGTCCTGCAACGCCTGCTGCGCGACCGCGCCCTGGACCACGAAACCACGCTGATGGGTTTGTCGATTGGCGATGAAGTTCTGCGCGAGCGCATTCTTGAAATTCCGGCGTTTCAAGGCGTTGACGGCTCTTTTGACCGTGAAGGCTATGCGCAATCGCTGCGTTCTGCCGGCCTGAACGAAGCCGACTTCGAAACCAGCCTGCGCGAAGAAACCGCACGCCAGCTGCTACAAGGCGCGATCCTTAGCGGCGTTGAAATGCCCGCCGCCTATGCGGAAACGCTTGTCAGCTACATCAGTGAAAAGCGTGATTTCACGTGGGTCCTGCTAGATGAAACATCCCTTGAGACACCACTGGAAGAGCCGGACGCCGAAACGCTCAGGGCCTATTTCGATGCAAACGCCGAAAGCTTCGTGCTGCCTGCGACGAAAAAGATCACTTACGCATGGCTCAACCCGACCGATATCATCGACGAGGTAGAACTGCCTGAGGCTGACCTGCGCGCAGAATACGAATCTCGCGCTGAGCAGTACATCCAGCCCGAGCGGCGCTTGGTCGAGCGGTTGGTCTTTGCCGATCAGGAAACAGCAGATCAGGCTGCGGCAGCGCTTGAAGTGGGCGGAACAACTTTCGAAGCACTGGTTGAGGAGCGCGATCTGCAGTTGTCCGACGTGGACATGGGCGACGTAGATCTGGCCGACCTTGGCGCAGCCGGTGAAGCCGTGTTTGCGGCAGAGGTTGGAACCGTCGCAGGCCCCGCCCCCACGGGCCTTGGCCCTGCCCTGTTCCGCGTGAACGCAGTCCTGCCCGCGCAGAACATCAGCTTTGAACAGGCCGAGCCGGAACTGCGCGATGCGCTGGCAGCTGACCGTGCGGTTCGCATTGTCGAAGCTCAGGCCGAAGATTTCGACGATCGTCTCGCTGGTGGTGCCACGCTCGAAGAACTGGCAGAGCAGACAGATATGGTTCTCGGGCAGATCGACTGGACCGTTGACAGCAGCGATGATCTTGCTGCCTACGAAGGCTTCCGCGAAGCGGCCGCGACCGTGGCCGAGGGCGACTTTCCGAAGATCGACCAACTCGGTGATGGCGGCATCTTTGCGCTGCGCCTGGATGAGGCACTGCCTGAGCGTCCAGCAACCTTTGAAGACGCGACAGAAGAAGTCGCAGAGCGGTGGCGTGCAGACGCAATCGTGCAACAGTTGCGCGCAATCGCCGATACCGCCAAGACCGAAGCAGAGGCTGGCGCCACATGGCCCGAGCAGGGTTTGACACAGCGTGAAGAGAAAACGCAAACGCGCAATGCCTTCCTGCCAGCAACCCCCGCAGGTTTCACAGCCGAAGTGTTCGAAATGGCTGTCGGAGAAATCCGGATTATGGAAGGCAGCGATACCGTTGTTCTGGTCCGGTTGGATGCGATCACGCCTGCCGACAAAGACAACACTGAGGCCCAAGCGCTAGTTGCAACTCTGCGCGAGCAGCAAAACGAAGCTTTGGCGCGTGGTTTGTTCGACATCTTCTCCGAAGATACCCTTCTGCGTGCAGGCCAGAATATTGATCCACGCGCTGTAAATGCCGTGAATGTGAGTTTCCAGTAA
- a CDS encoding aminotransferase, translating to MTLPRTATTFPPPVMEARRWLEGVDFTAERPLINVSQAAPVEPPHPDMRRAMADAVLNDDSVHLYGPVLGLPEIRTELAARTSKIYDGTVDASQVAMTSGCNEAFAAAISALCAEGDEVIVPVPWYFNHKMWLDMAGAKAVPLVCEGDMMPDPWDAAKLITPRTRAIVLVTPNNPTGAEYPDDLVTAFYDIAKSRGIALIVDETYRDFHASTGLPHSLFKRDDWDQTLIHLYSFSKAYRLTGHRLGAIIASSERLAEIEKFLDTVTICPSQVGQHAALWGMQNLDQWLSGERDEILTRRAAITEHMPKLAAKGWKLLGLGGYFAYMQHPFAHASAELAPLMVREAGVLCLPGTMFYPENNSAGDKELRIAFANLDAAGIAALFERLETLDLPLR from the coding sequence ATGACGCTCCCCCGTACAGCCACCACATTCCCCCCCCCCGTTATGGAGGCCCGCCGCTGGCTTGAGGGCGTTGATTTCACAGCTGAGCGTCCGCTGATTAACGTGAGTCAGGCCGCACCGGTCGAACCACCGCATCCTGACATGCGCCGCGCCATGGCCGATGCTGTGCTAAATGATGATTCCGTGCACCTTTATGGGCCGGTTCTGGGCCTGCCGGAGATAAGAACCGAGCTGGCAGCGCGCACGTCCAAAATCTATGATGGCACGGTTGACGCGTCTCAGGTTGCCATGACCTCGGGCTGCAACGAAGCCTTTGCTGCTGCGATCTCGGCGCTATGTGCCGAAGGCGACGAAGTGATCGTGCCGGTTCCGTGGTACTTTAACCATAAGATGTGGCTGGATATGGCGGGCGCGAAGGCCGTGCCGCTGGTCTGTGAGGGCGATATGATGCCCGACCCGTGGGATGCGGCCAAGCTGATCACCCCGCGCACGCGCGCAATTGTGTTGGTGACACCGAACAATCCCACTGGTGCTGAATACCCCGATGATCTGGTAACCGCCTTTTATGACATCGCCAAATCCCGCGGCATCGCGCTGATTGTGGATGAAACCTACCGCGATTTTCACGCAAGCACGGGCCTGCCCCATAGCCTGTTCAAACGCGATGATTGGGACCAGACACTGATCCACCTCTATTCTTTCTCCAAAGCTTATCGCCTGACGGGCCATCGCCTTGGCGCAATTATAGCGTCAAGCGAACGGCTGGCCGAGATCGAGAAATTCCTTGATACCGTTACCATCTGCCCCAGTCAGGTCGGCCAACATGCAGCACTATGGGGGATGCAGAACCTTGACCAATGGCTTTCGGGCGAACGGGATGAAATTCTGACCCGCCGCGCAGCCATAACCGAGCATATGCCGAAGCTGGCGGCCAAAGGATGGAAGCTGTTGGGGCTGGGCGGCTATTTCGCGTATATGCAGCACCCCTTCGCGCACGCCAGCGCCGAACTTGCGCCGCTAATGGTGCGCGAGGCCGGGGTTTTGTGCCTGCCGGGAACAATGTTCTATCCCGAAAATAATAGCGCAGGCGATAAAGAGTTGCGCATCGCTTTTGCCAATCTGGATGCCGCCGGCATCGCGGCACTGTTCGAACGGCTAGAGACTCTTGATCTGCCGCTAAGATAG